A window of Panthera leo isolate Ple1 chromosome D2, P.leo_Ple1_pat1.1, whole genome shotgun sequence contains these coding sequences:
- the FUOM gene encoding fucose mutarotase encodes MVVLKGIPALLSPELLYALARMGHGDEIVFADVNFPTSSICRCGPEEIRADGLGIPQLLEAVLKLLPLDTYVESPAAVMDLVPSDRTKGLQTPVWRSYQSILSGAGCTDTLAKIERFEFYARAKKAFAVVATGETALYGNLILKKGVLAPDALC; translated from the exons ATGGTAGTGCTGAAGGGCATCCCAGCGCTGCTGTCCCCCGAGCTGCTCTACGCCCTGGCGCGGATGGGGCACGGAGACGAGATCG TTTTTGCAGACGTGaacttccccacctcctccataTGCAGGTGTGGCCCGGAGGAGATCCGTGCCGACG GCCTGGGCATCCCACAGCTCCTGGAGGCCGTGCTGAAGCTGCTGCCCCTGGACACCTACGTAGAGAGCCCG GCTGCTGTCATGGACCTGGTGCCCAGCGACAGGACGAAGGGCCTTCAGACCCCGGTGTGGAGGAGCTACCAGTCCATCCTGTCCGGGGCCGGCTGCACG GACACCCTGGCGAAGATAGAGAGGTTTGAGTTTTATGCGCGGGCCAAGAAGGCTTTTGCTGTTGTAGCAACTGG GGAGACAGCCCTCTATGGAAACCTCATCCTCAAGAAGGGGGTGCTGGCCCCCGACGCCCTCTGCTAG